A portion of the Vibrio coralliirubri genome contains these proteins:
- the secG gene encoding preprotein translocase subunit SecG, producing the protein MFTVLLVIYLLAALGVIGLVLIQQGKGADMGASFGAGASNTVFGAGGSGNFLTRMTAIFATTFFILSLVLGNMSTHKTESQWIDPTQGQVIQQADDAVSEVSAQGDEIPQ; encoded by the coding sequence ATGTTTACAGTTCTACTTGTGATTTACCTGTTGGCAGCGCTTGGTGTAATTGGCCTAGTGTTGATTCAACAAGGTAAAGGCGCAGATATGGGAGCCTCTTTCGGTGCTGGCGCTTCAAACACTGTGTTTGGTGCTGGTGGCTCAGGAAATTTCCTTACCCGAATGACTGCAATTTTTGCAACTACATTTTTTATCCTTAGCTTAGTGCTTGGTAATATGTCTACACATAAAACTGAGTCACAATGGATTGACCCGACCCAAGGTCAGGTAATTCAACAAGCTGATGATGCAGTGAGTGAAGTTTCGGCGCAAGGCGACGAAATTCCACAATAA
- the rimP gene encoding ribosome maturation factor RimP yields MTGLERQLTEMLDAPVAASGYELVGLEFIRAGEHSTLRIYIDSPNGINVDDCAEVSHQVSAVMDVEDPISVAYNLEVSSPGLERPLFKAEHYQQFIGHEVSIVLKMAVGNRRKWKGDIQSIEGETVKVLVEGQEEEFVLSNIAKANLIPKF; encoded by the coding sequence ATGACTGGTTTAGAAAGACAACTTACTGAAATGCTTGACGCTCCAGTAGCAGCATCAGGTTATGAGTTAGTTGGATTAGAATTTATTCGTGCTGGTGAGCACTCAACGCTACGTATTTACATCGATTCACCAAACGGTATCAATGTAGATGATTGCGCTGAAGTTAGTCACCAAGTAAGTGCCGTAATGGACGTTGAAGATCCAATTTCAGTGGCTTATAACCTTGAAGTGTCTTCACCAGGTTTAGAGAGACCACTGTTCAAAGCAGAGCATTACCAACAATTTATTGGTCACGAGGTAAGCATCGTTTTGAAAATGGCTGTCGGCAACCGTCGTAAATGGAAAGGTGATATCCAATCTATCGAAGGCGAGACAGTGAAAGTATTGGTTGAAGGACAAGAAGAAGAATTCGTCCTGAGCAATATTGCGAAAGCTAACCTGATCCCTAAATTTTAG
- the nusA gene encoding transcription termination factor NusA translates to MNKEILAVVEAVSNEKAVPRERIFEALEIALATATKKKSELEIEVRVEIDRKTGDFETFRRWEAVEEVEFPTKEISIEAAKYDDPEIELGGFIEDDIESVTFDRITTQTAKQVIVQKVREAERAQIVEQFIDNEGELVTGAVKKVNRDTIILDLGNNAEAVILRDDQLPRENFRPGDRVRGLLYAVKPEARGFQLFVTRSKPEMLAELFRVEVPEIGEELIELKGAARDAGSRAKIAVKTNDKRIDPVGACVGMRGARVQAVSNDLGGERIDIVLWDDNPAQFVINAMAPADVASIIVDEDAHSMDIAVEADNLAQAIGRSGQNVRLASQLTGWELNVMTVADLEKKHQEEAVASIENFMKHLDIEEDFAQMLVEEGFSTLEEVAYVPVNELLEVDGLDEGIVEELRNRAKDALTTLALAKEETFDGVEPAEDLLALEGLEREMAYKLAAKGVATLEDLADQGVDELEGIEDLTAERAGELIMAARNICWFGDEE, encoded by the coding sequence ATGAACAAAGAAATTTTGGCGGTAGTAGAAGCTGTTTCAAATGAGAAAGCAGTTCCTCGTGAGCGTATTTTTGAAGCGCTTGAAATCGCGCTTGCAACGGCAACAAAAAAGAAAAGCGAACTAGAAATCGAAGTTCGTGTTGAAATTGACCGTAAAACGGGTGATTTCGAAACTTTCCGTCGTTGGGAAGCTGTTGAGGAAGTTGAATTCCCAACAAAAGAAATCTCTATTGAAGCTGCAAAGTACGATGACCCAGAGATCGAACTTGGCGGTTTCATTGAAGATGATATCGAATCAGTAACGTTTGACCGTATTACGACTCAAACGGCTAAGCAAGTTATCGTACAGAAAGTACGTGAAGCTGAACGCGCTCAAATCGTTGAGCAGTTCATCGATAACGAAGGCGAGCTAGTAACTGGCGCAGTTAAGAAAGTTAACCGTGACACTATTATCCTAGACCTAGGTAACAACGCTGAAGCGGTAATCCTTCGTGATGACCAACTTCCTCGTGAAAACTTCCGTCCAGGTGACCGTGTTCGTGGTCTTCTTTACGCAGTTAAACCAGAAGCTCGTGGTTTCCAGCTTTTCGTTACTCGTTCGAAGCCAGAAATGCTAGCTGAACTATTCCGTGTTGAAGTGCCTGAGATTGGTGAAGAGCTAATTGAACTTAAAGGTGCTGCACGTGACGCTGGTTCTCGTGCTAAAATCGCTGTGAAAACAAACGACAAACGTATTGACCCAGTTGGTGCGTGTGTTGGTATGCGTGGCGCACGTGTACAAGCTGTTTCTAACGATCTTGGTGGTGAGCGTATTGATATCGTTCTTTGGGATGATAACCCGGCTCAATTCGTAATCAACGCAATGGCTCCTGCTGATGTTGCTTCAATCATCGTTGATGAAGACGCACACTCTATGGATATCGCTGTTGAAGCGGATAACCTAGCACAAGCGATTGGCCGTAGCGGTCAAAACGTACGTCTAGCTTCTCAACTGACTGGTTGGGAACTGAACGTAATGACTGTTGCTGATCTTGAGAAGAAGCACCAAGAAGAAGCAGTTGCTTCTATTGAAAACTTCATGAAGCACCTAGACATTGAAGAAGACTTTGCTCAAATGCTTGTTGAAGAAGGCTTCTCTACGCTTGAAGAAGTAGCATACGTTCCTGTGAACGAGCTTCTTGAAGTAGACGGTCTAGACGAAGGTATCGTTGAAGAACTACGTAACCGCGCAAAAGACGCACTGACTACTCTAGCGCTAGCGAAAGAAGAAACTTTCGACGGTGTTGAGCCTGCTGAAGACTTACTTGCACTTGAAGGTCTTGAGCGTGAAATGGCTTACAAGCTAGCAGCAAAAGGCGTTGCGACATTGGAAGACCTAGCTGACCAAGGCGTTGATGAACTAGAAGGCATCGAAGACCTAACTGCAGAACGTGCAGGCGAGCTAATTATGGCTGCGCGTAACATCTGTTGGTTCGGCGACGAAGAATAA
- the truB gene encoding tRNA pseudouridine(55) synthase TruB, translated as MARRRKGRPINGVILLDKPTGISSNDALQKVKRIYFAEKAGHTGALDPLATGMLPICLGEATKFSQFLLDSDKRYVVIAKLGERTNTSDSDGEVVETRDVNVTQEQLERCIASFKGETDQIPSMFSALKYQGKPLYEYARAGIEVPRESRKITVYSIELLRFEGDEVEMEVHCSKGTYIRTITDDLGEMLGCGAHVTMLRRTGVAKYPYERMVTLEQLNEILEQAQAQEIAPKELLDPLLMPMDTAVEDLPEVNLNAELTDLVQHGMPVQVAGAPTEGTVRMTSGEEKLFVGVAQIAEDGRVAPKRLVVFRDEEPQA; from the coding sequence ATGGCTCGCCGTCGTAAAGGTCGCCCTATCAACGGGGTAATTCTATTAGATAAGCCGACTGGCATTTCGTCTAATGATGCACTGCAAAAAGTAAAGCGTATTTACTTTGCAGAGAAGGCAGGGCACACCGGTGCTCTGGATCCTCTTGCGACTGGCATGCTGCCAATTTGTCTTGGTGAAGCGACGAAGTTCTCTCAGTTTCTTCTAGATTCTGATAAGCGCTACGTTGTTATCGCTAAGCTTGGTGAGCGTACCAATACCTCTGACTCTGATGGTGAAGTGGTAGAGACACGTGATGTTAACGTGACTCAAGAACAGCTTGAGCGTTGCATTGCGAGCTTCAAGGGTGAAACCGATCAGATACCATCAATGTTTTCTGCATTGAAGTATCAAGGTAAGCCTTTGTACGAATACGCACGTGCAGGTATCGAGGTTCCTCGTGAGTCTCGTAAGATCACCGTGTACTCTATTGAACTGCTTCGCTTTGAAGGCGATGAAGTTGAAATGGAAGTGCATTGTTCGAAAGGCACATACATCCGCACAATTACCGACGATCTTGGTGAGATGCTAGGTTGTGGTGCTCACGTGACTATGCTTCGTCGTACAGGTGTCGCGAAGTACCCATACGAGCGTATGGTGACTTTGGAGCAGTTAAATGAGATCCTAGAGCAAGCACAGGCGCAAGAAATTGCCCCGAAAGAGCTGCTTGATCCTCTGCTGATGCCAATGGACACTGCCGTTGAAGACTTACCAGAAGTAAACCTGAACGCGGAACTGACTGACCTAGTTCAGCACGGTATGCCAGTTCAGGTTGCTGGTGCGCCAACTGAAGGCACGGTTCGTATGACAAGTGGCGAAGAGAAGCTGTTTGTCGGCGTAGCTCAGATTGCTGAAGATGGCCGAGTTGCACCGAAGCGTTTGGTTGTTTTCAGAGATGAAGAACCACAAGCGTAG
- the rbfA gene encoding 30S ribosome-binding factor RbfA, which yields MSKEFSRTQRVSQQLQKELALILQREVRDSRIGMVTISDVEVSRDLAYAKVFVTFLCVGEQTPESCLKALKEHEVPVRMALGKRIRHRLTPEVRFTYDNTLVEGMRMSNLVSEVLNDDKRKQEEAGRTDETQSKGEE from the coding sequence ATGTCAAAAGAATTTAGCCGCACACAACGTGTGTCTCAGCAGCTTCAAAAAGAGCTTGCTCTTATCCTACAACGTGAAGTTCGTGACTCACGTATTGGTATGGTAACTATCTCAGACGTAGAAGTGTCTCGTGACCTTGCTTACGCAAAAGTGTTCGTGACTTTCCTGTGTGTTGGTGAGCAAACTCCTGAATCATGCCTTAAAGCTCTTAAAGAGCATGAAGTGCCAGTTCGTATGGCTCTTGGTAAGCGTATTCGCCACCGTCTAACGCCTGAAGTTCGTTTTACTTACGACAACACACTAGTAGAAGGCATGCGTATGTCTAACCTAGTAAGTGAAGTTCTGAACGACGACAAACGTAAGCAAGAAGAAGCTGGCCGCACTGACGAAACTCAGTCTAAGGGCGAAGAGTAA
- the infB gene encoding translation initiation factor IF-2 has protein sequence MTQLTVKALSEEIGTPVDRLIEQLADAGMKKAGSDQVTDSEKQTLLTHLKKEHGDTSGETEPTRLTLQRKTRSTLSVAAGGGKSKDVQVEVRKKRTYVKRSTIEDEAKREAEEVANREAEEKAQRDAEEQAKRDAAEKAQREAEEKVTREADAKREAEEKAQRAQAEKAKKDMNSKNADANAQAKKEADELKARQELEATRKAEAEAAKLVEEARKLAEENQERWSEEEKKKKEQEKSADYHVTTSTYAREAEDAADKKDEKAPRRRKKKAAPANQPANNRGGRNQRGRGGKGKLAKPTSMQQGFDKSATVAKSDVAIGETIVVSELASKMSVKATEVIKVMMKMGAMATINQVIDQETAQLVAEEMGHKVILRKENELEEAVLADRDSDAIAEGRAPVVTIMGHVDHGKTSTLDYIRKAHVASGEAGGITQHIGAYHVDTDNGMITFLDTPGHAAFTAMRARGAQATDIVVLVVAADDGVMPQTIEAIQHAKAAGVPLIVAVNKIDKEGANPDNVKNELAQYDVIPEEWGGENIFVHISAKQGTNIDGLLEAILLQSEVLELTAVKEGMASGVVVESRLDKGRGPVATVLVQSGTLNKGDIVLCGQEYGRVRAMRDENGRDIETAGPSIPVEILGLSGVPASGDEATVVRDERKAREVANYRQGKFRDVKLARQQKAKLENMFANMTAGEVAELNVVLKADVQGSVEAIADSLLKLSTDEVKVNIVGSGVGGITETDATLAAASNAIILGFNVRADATARNTVQNENLDLRYYSIIYQLIDEVKQAMGGMLAPEFRQEIIGLAQVRDVFKSPKLGAIAGCIVTEGTIKRSNPIRVLRENVVIYEGELESLRRFKDDVQEVKNGYECGVGVKNYNDVRVGDQIEVFEIVEVKRTLD, from the coding sequence ATGACACAATTAACAGTTAAAGCACTGAGTGAAGAGATTGGTACGCCAGTTGACCGCTTAATTGAACAACTTGCTGATGCAGGCATGAAGAAAGCAGGGTCGGATCAAGTGACTGATTCAGAGAAGCAAACATTGCTAACGCACCTTAAAAAGGAGCACGGCGATACTTCAGGCGAAACAGAACCGACTCGTTTAACTCTTCAACGCAAGACCCGCAGCACGCTAAGTGTTGCCGCTGGAGGCGGTAAGAGTAAGGATGTTCAAGTAGAGGTACGTAAAAAGCGTACTTACGTGAAGCGCAGCACTATTGAAGATGAAGCGAAACGTGAAGCTGAGGAAGTAGCTAATCGTGAAGCGGAAGAGAAAGCACAACGCGATGCTGAAGAGCAAGCGAAACGTGATGCTGCAGAGAAAGCACAGCGCGAAGCCGAAGAAAAAGTAACACGTGAAGCGGATGCAAAACGTGAAGCTGAAGAGAAGGCTCAACGCGCACAAGCTGAAAAGGCTAAAAAAGACATGAATTCAAAAAATGCAGACGCTAACGCACAAGCGAAAAAAGAAGCGGATGAACTTAAAGCTCGTCAAGAGCTAGAAGCAACTCGTAAAGCAGAAGCTGAAGCAGCTAAGCTTGTTGAAGAAGCTCGTAAGTTAGCAGAAGAGAACCAAGAACGTTGGTCTGAAGAAGAGAAGAAGAAGAAAGAGCAAGAGAAATCTGCGGATTACCATGTGACGACTTCTACTTACGCTCGTGAAGCTGAAGATGCGGCAGATAAGAAAGATGAGAAAGCACCTCGTCGTCGCAAGAAGAAAGCAGCTCCTGCTAACCAACCTGCAAACAACCGTGGTGGTCGTAACCAACGTGGTCGTGGCGGTAAAGGTAAGCTTGCTAAACCAACTTCAATGCAGCAAGGCTTCGATAAGTCAGCAACTGTTGCTAAATCTGACGTTGCTATCGGCGAAACTATCGTTGTTTCTGAACTGGCTAGCAAAATGTCAGTTAAAGCAACTGAAGTTATCAAAGTAATGATGAAGATGGGCGCTATGGCGACTATCAACCAAGTGATCGACCAAGAAACAGCACAACTTGTTGCTGAAGAAATGGGTCACAAGGTAATCCTACGTAAAGAAAACGAACTTGAAGAAGCAGTACTAGCTGACCGTGATAGCGATGCTATCGCTGAAGGTCGTGCTCCTGTTGTTACTATCATGGGTCACGTTGACCACGGTAAAACTTCAACACTTGATTACATTCGTAAAGCACACGTTGCTTCTGGCGAAGCTGGCGGTATCACGCAGCACATTGGTGCTTACCACGTAGATACTGACAACGGCATGATCACTTTCCTTGATACTCCTGGACACGCGGCGTTTACAGCTATGCGTGCTCGTGGTGCTCAAGCGACAGATATCGTTGTACTTGTAGTTGCAGCAGACGATGGCGTAATGCCACAAACAATCGAAGCAATCCAGCACGCGAAAGCGGCAGGCGTTCCTCTGATTGTTGCTGTGAACAAGATCGATAAAGAGGGTGCAAACCCAGACAACGTTAAGAATGAGCTAGCTCAATACGACGTTATCCCTGAAGAATGGGGCGGTGAGAACATCTTCGTTCACATCTCTGCTAAACAGGGTACAAACATCGATGGTCTTCTAGAAGCAATCCTTCTTCAGTCTGAAGTTCTTGAGCTTACAGCGGTTAAAGAAGGCATGGCGTCTGGTGTTGTTGTTGAATCTCGTCTTGATAAAGGTCGCGGTCCAGTTGCAACAGTACTAGTACAGTCTGGTACTCTAAACAAAGGCGACATCGTTCTTTGTGGTCAAGAGTACGGCCGTGTTCGTGCAATGCGCGATGAGAACGGCAGAGACATCGAAACTGCAGGTCCATCTATCCCTGTAGAAATTCTAGGTCTTTCTGGCGTACCTGCATCAGGTGACGAAGCGACTGTTGTACGTGATGAGCGTAAAGCACGTGAAGTTGCGAACTACCGTCAAGGTAAATTCCGTGATGTTAAACTAGCTCGCCAACAAAAAGCGAAACTAGAGAACATGTTCGCGAACATGACGGCTGGCGAAGTTGCTGAGCTTAACGTTGTACTTAAAGCTGACGTTCAAGGTTCTGTAGAAGCGATTGCTGACTCTCTACTGAAACTGTCTACTGACGAAGTTAAAGTGAACATCGTAGGTTCTGGTGTTGGTGGTATTACTGAAACTGATGCAACTCTTGCTGCAGCTTCTAACGCTATCATCCTTGGTTTCAACGTTCGTGCTGACGCAACTGCGCGTAACACGGTTCAGAACGAAAACCTAGATCTACGTTACTACTCAATCATTTACCAACTGATTGACGAAGTTAAACAGGCGATGGGCGGTATGCTTGCTCCTGAATTCCGTCAAGAGATCATTGGTCTTGCACAAGTTCGTGACGTATTTAAGTCGCCTAAACTTGGTGCAATCGCTGGTTGTATCGTTACTGAAGGTACGATTAAGCGTAGCAACCCAATCCGTGTACTTCGTGAAAACGTTGTTATCTACGAAGGTGAACTAGAGTCACTTCGTCGCTTTAAAGATGACGTACAAGAAGTTAAGAACGGTTACGAGTGTGGTGTCGGCGTTAAGAACTACAACGACGTTCGCGTTGGTGACCAGATCGAAGTATTCGAAATCGTTGAGGTTAAACGTACTCTAGACTAA
- the folP gene encoding dihydropteroate synthase, with translation MILKAHNKTLVLDRPHVMGILNVTPDSFSDGGKFNSLDNALLQAERMIQAGVSIIDIGGESTRPGAPDVSLEEELARVIPAIKAIRAKFDVWISIDTSKAEVMRQAVEAGADLINDVRALQEPGALDAAADANVPVCLMHMKGQPRTMQANPNYDDVLTDVEAFLKERVEACEAVGISKEQLILDPGFGFGKTIEHNYHLLAHLEKFHTLGLPVLAGMSRKSMIFKLLDKAPADCMVASVTCATIAAIKGAQIIRVHDVEDTLEAMKIIEVMNNNH, from the coding sequence ATGATATTAAAAGCACATAATAAAACGCTCGTTTTAGACCGCCCGCATGTGATGGGTATCCTCAATGTCACGCCTGACTCTTTCTCTGATGGAGGAAAATTCAATTCATTAGATAATGCTTTACTGCAAGCAGAGCGAATGATTCAAGCTGGTGTTAGCATTATTGACATTGGTGGTGAGTCAACTCGTCCGGGAGCACCTGACGTATCTTTAGAAGAAGAGCTCGCTCGCGTTATTCCTGCCATTAAAGCAATTCGCGCCAAGTTTGATGTGTGGATCTCTATTGATACCAGTAAAGCTGAAGTGATGCGCCAAGCCGTTGAAGCGGGGGCTGATTTGATCAATGATGTGCGCGCACTGCAAGAGCCCGGAGCTCTAGATGCGGCCGCCGATGCTAATGTGCCAGTTTGCCTGATGCACATGAAAGGTCAGCCAAGAACCATGCAAGCCAACCCAAATTACGATGATGTCCTAACGGATGTTGAAGCGTTCTTAAAAGAAAGGGTGGAGGCTTGTGAGGCTGTTGGCATATCAAAAGAGCAGCTGATTCTGGATCCTGGTTTTGGCTTTGGTAAAACCATTGAGCATAATTACCACCTATTAGCGCACCTTGAAAAATTTCACACGCTTGGGTTGCCCGTCTTAGCGGGGATGTCGAGAAAATCGATGATCTTTAAGCTACTAGACAAAGCTCCAGCAGATTGCATGGTCGCTAGCGTCACTTGCGCTACCATCGCTGCAATCAAAGGTGCACAAATTATTCGCGTTCACGATGTTGAAGATACATTGGAAGCGATGAAGATAATCGAAGTGATGAATAACAATCACTAA
- the rpsO gene encoding 30S ribosomal protein S15, with translation MSLNAETKAAIVAEYAQSEGDTGSPEVQVALLTASINHLQGHFKAHKHDHHSRRGLLRMVSSRRKLLDYLKGKNLARYQDLIKRLGLRR, from the coding sequence ATGTCTCTGAATGCAGAAACTAAAGCAGCAATCGTTGCAGAATACGCACAATCTGAAGGCGACACAGGTTCACCAGAAGTACAAGTAGCACTACTTACTGCTTCTATCAACCACCTACAAGGTCACTTCAAAGCGCACAAACACGATCACCACAGCCGTCGTGGTCTACTACGTATGGTTTCTAGCCGTCGTAAGCTTCTTGATTACCTGAAAGGCAAAAACCTTGCTCGTTACCAAGACCTAATCAAGCGTCTAGGCCTACGTCGCTAA
- the glmM gene encoding phosphoglucosamine mutase yields the protein MSDKRRYFGTDGVRGKVGQYPITPDFVLKLGWAAGRVLAKQGTKKVIIGKDTRISGYMLESALEAGLAAAGLQATFTGPMPTPAVAYLTQTFRAEAGIVISASHNPYYDNGIKFFSSEGTKLPDDIELAIEAELDKDIECVDSFELGKAVRLNDAAGRYIEFCKSTFPNHMTLAGMKIVVDCAHGATYHIAPAVFKELGAEVIAIGVEPNGTNINHEVGATDVRALQAKVLEEKAALGLGFDGDGDRIIMVDELGNKIDGDQIAYIIARDALRRGELKGGVVGTLMTNLGMENGLKQLGIPFVRAAVGDRYVMEQLLAKGWKIGAENSGHVILLDKVTTGDAIVAALQVLASVVDSEMTLNELSQGMTLYPQVLENVRFSGDSNPLEAEAVKAAVVEVEAELGEKGRVLLRKSGTEPLLRVMVEGEDAELVQASALKIADAVKANC from the coding sequence ATGTCTGATAAGAGACGTTACTTCGGCACAGATGGTGTACGTGGCAAAGTTGGCCAGTACCCGATTACACCTGATTTTGTTCTGAAGCTTGGCTGGGCTGCGGGTCGTGTTCTTGCGAAGCAAGGCACAAAGAAAGTCATCATTGGTAAAGATACTCGTATCTCTGGCTACATGTTGGAGTCTGCGCTAGAAGCTGGCCTTGCTGCTGCTGGTCTTCAGGCTACGTTTACTGGCCCAATGCCAACACCTGCTGTTGCTTACCTAACTCAAACCTTCCGCGCTGAAGCGGGTATTGTTATCTCTGCATCGCACAACCCTTACTACGATAACGGTATCAAGTTCTTCTCTTCTGAGGGAACAAAACTGCCGGACGATATCGAGTTGGCGATTGAAGCTGAATTGGATAAAGACATCGAATGTGTTGACTCATTCGAACTTGGTAAAGCGGTACGTTTGAACGATGCGGCTGGCCGTTACATTGAATTCTGTAAGAGCACATTCCCAAATCATATGACGCTTGCAGGAATGAAGATTGTTGTCGATTGTGCACATGGTGCGACTTACCATATTGCTCCTGCTGTATTTAAAGAGCTGGGTGCAGAAGTTATTGCGATTGGTGTTGAGCCAAACGGTACTAACATTAACCACGAAGTAGGTGCGACGGATGTACGTGCTCTGCAAGCAAAAGTGCTTGAAGAGAAAGCGGCACTAGGTCTTGGCTTTGATGGTGATGGTGACCGTATCATCATGGTTGACGAGCTAGGTAACAAAATTGATGGTGACCAAATTGCTTACATCATTGCTCGTGATGCACTGCGTCGCGGTGAGTTGAAAGGCGGCGTTGTTGGTACACTAATGACCAACCTTGGTATGGAAAACGGCCTTAAGCAGTTAGGTATTCCGTTTGTTCGTGCTGCTGTTGGTGACCGTTACGTGATGGAGCAGCTTCTTGCTAAAGGCTGGAAGATCGGTGCTGAAAACTCGGGGCACGTTATCCTACTGGATAAAGTGACGACGGGTGATGCTATCGTTGCTGCTCTGCAAGTGTTGGCTTCAGTTGTTGATAGCGAAATGACACTGAATGAGCTGTCTCAAGGCATGACGTTGTACCCTCAAGTTCTAGAAAACGTTCGTTTCAGCGGAGATTCAAACCCATTGGAAGCCGAAGCGGTAAAAGCAGCGGTTGTTGAAGTAGAAGCAGAGCTTGGCGAGAAAGGTCGTGTGCTATTACGCAAGTCTGGTACCGAGCCACTACTGCGTGTCATGGTTGAAGGCGAAGATGCAGAGCTTGTTCAAGCGTCTGCGCTTAAGATTGCAGATGCAGTAAAAGCAAACTGCTAA